The genome window CACTGGCTATTACGCGCTGAAGATCCAACCGGAAAAGGAGACGTCAAAATGAGCTTCGATCTCACCCGCCGCCGATTCCTTATCGGCTCCGGTGTCGCGGCAACCGGGCTGCTGACCGGCTGCGATGCGCTGGTGGAAAACGCCAGCATCAACGATGTCCTGCAAAAAGCGGAATCCCTGAGCATGGGCGCCCAGCGCCTGCTCATGTCGCACCAGCCGCTGGCACGCGAATATACCGAGGCGGATCTGTCGCCGGTTTTCAAGGCGAATGGCACCTCCCAGCCAGATAGCGAAGACTATGCCCGGCTGATGGAAAGCAATTTCGCCGACTGGAAGCTGGTGGTGAATGGCATGGTGCAAACGCCGCTGGAGCTTTCGCTGGCCGATCTGAAGGCCATGCTGTCACGCACCCAGATCACCCGGCATGATTGCGTCGAAGGCTGGAGCGCCATCGGCAAGTGGACCGGCGTGCCCCTCGGTCTCGTGCTGCAGAAAGCCGGTCTTGCGCCTGGCGCTCGTTATGCGGTTTTCCATTGTGCCGACGATTACGAGCCATCGCTCGACGGCAGCGGCCGGTATTATGAGAGCATTGATCTTGTCGATGCATGGCATCCGCAAACGATCCTTTCCTACAGCATGAACGGCAAGGATCTGGAAGTTGCGCACGGTGCGCCGCTGCGCCTGCGTGTCGAACGCCAGCTTGGTTACAAGCATGCCAAATATGTCATGCGCATCGAGCTGGTCGACAGCTTCAAGAACCTTGCTGGCGGCAAGGGCGGCTTCTGGGAAGACCGCGGCTATGAATGGTATGCGGGGATATAACGCAAAAATCCCTGCGGCATACCGAAAAGCACCATCACTGTGGCAGCCCCGCCTTTTCCAGACCACTGGCCCATCGCGCGGCATCTTCCGGCCGCCGGATCGGGAAGCAATCGTTGAGACCCGACAGGCGGAGGTCGGGGTAAAGCTGGCGCAAACGCGCCATCGCCTCCGTAGCCTCCGGAGCTTGTCCGGCTAGCCCATGGCTTGCGGCAGCGACACAGGTTGCGATGAAGTGGACCGGCTGCTCGCGAATGGCCGCATGGGCCCATGAGGATGCATCCTCGTATCGGCCAGCAAAGAAGTATGCGGCGGCCATTGCCGCATGCGCATTGGACATCTGGGGGTCCTGTGGGTTCAGGCGCATGGCACGCGCGAGATGATCCATTGCCACCTCCGGTTCGCCAAGCCAAATCCTGGCCCAACCGCTGAACAGCCACGCCGAGGCCCAATTGGGATTGAGCACAAGAGCGCGCTCCAACAAGTCAACACCGTAGTCATGTGCGCCCAGAACATATGTGAAGGCGATTCCAGCCGTGCAGAGCGCCACCGCATCGTCCTTGCCCAAGGCTGCGGCGTGCCGGGCCAGTCGCTCGGTTTCGGCCGTCTCCTCCACGCGATCGACCATCCATCCACTTGCCTTCCGCTGGGAATAACAACGCGCCGCCATGCCATAAGCGGCAGCATATTCCGGATCGAGTTCGATAGCGCGGTAAAATAGCCGGAGCGCCTCGTTGTTGGCTTCCCTGTTCCAGCGATGCAACGCCGCCGAGCCGCGCAGGAAATAATCGTAGGCATCGAGGTTCTCGGTAGGCTTGCGCTTGGCCCGCTCGATCTCGGCCTGCTCGAGCTTCGATCCGATGGCGCCGACGACATTCGCGGTTATCTGGTCCTGAAGCTCGAAAATGTCTTCCAGCCCCCCTTCAAAGCGATCCGCCCAAATATGTACGCCCGTGGCGGCTTCAACAAGTTCGGCCGAAATGCGCACCCGGTTCGCCGCCCTGCGCACGCTGCCTTCCAGCACGTAGCGCACACCCAATTCGCGCCCGACCTGCTTCACGTCGACAGGGCGCCCCTTGTAGGTAAAGCTCGAATTTCGCGCGATGACAAACAACCAGCGAATGCGCGAGAGCCCGATGGTTATCTCTTCCACGATACCGTCGCCGAAATAATCCTCTGCCGCATCGCTCATGTTTCCAAATGGCAGTACGGCGATCGACGGCCGGTCCGGGAGTGCGGGTCTGGGCGCCCGCAAAGGCATGATCTGCTCGAGGTGCGCCCGGTAAGTCCGAAGGGGGCGCGCGATATTCTTGAGGTGGTGCATGCCCATATCGGCAAAGTTGACATCGACCTTGCCGTCGATCTGCCGGTACACGTCTTCGGAGATGCAGATTCCACCGGCCTCGGAAATCTCCTCGAGCCGGGCCGCGACGTTGACACCGTCACCCAGGATGTCATCGCCTTCGATCAGGACGTCGCCGAGATTGATACCGATCCGGAACAGCATCCGCTGGTCGGCGGGTGCCGCCGCATTTCGCTCCGACATCAGCCTCTGGATGGCTGCGCCACACGCAACGGCAGCAACGACGGACGGAAACTCCAGCAATACGCCATCGCCGATGGTCTTTACGATCCGGCCGCCCTGTTTCGTAATGATCGGCGAAATGGCCTCGCGGTGGCCCCGCAGGGCGCGCGCCGTTCCGGCTTCATCGGCTGCCATCAGCCGGCTATAGCCCACGACGTCGGCAGCCAGAATAGCCGCCAGCCTGCGCTCGACTTGGGGTTGACCCACGGACCTCTACCTCCGCTGTAGCTCCAAGGACAATACTATACACGAGCCTCCCTTGGAACGCTCGGAAAAGCTCCTAAACCTATTGGATGAGAGCCTTGGCATATCCTGCCATTGGGGTGATTTCCTTTGCCTTAGCGACCTTGAACCGTAGCCAGAACCGTTTCAAGTCTGTTGGCGGCCCATTCGGCGGAATAAAGGCGTGTTTGCGGCTTGGGTTTCGGCGCCGCGAGCGCCCTTGCAATCGCGCGATGGAGTTGTAGTGGCGAGGTGAACCAGTGCGCACCAGGATAGGTCTCGCGATAGGCGTCCTCCGGCCATGCGACGAAAGGCAAGCCCAGCCGCTGTGCCGTAGCGGCCTTGACATTGGACTTCCAGCGGCGTGACAGCCAGTTGCCATGACGGCCTCCGCGCACGGCGACCATAACGTCTGCGGGTGGCGGCAAAGGATCATTCGACATGACAAAATCGGCGCCAAGCAGGCGGCAGGACATGCGGGCCGCGTAGGCCCAGGCCTTCATGTAGCCGCGCTTGCCATGGAACAGTACACGGGATCGCGCGTGATCGTCCATAGCCGGGCCGCTCAGACGGGGGTCGAAGTGATGGTGCAGGGTGGCTGTGCGATAACCGAGTGGCGCGAGATCATCATTCATCGCCTGCGTCGGACAAAGGATAAGGTCGGGTGAAATCCGTTCGAAGGCCGGACTGAACAGTTCTCGTGCCTCCTAGGCATTTGCTATCTGCAGGGCCGGGTTGGCATGGCAGAAACGGCTCGCGCGCTGGTCCCAGAAATCAAGCGGATCGTAAATGATCGGGCCGCCCCATTTACGCAGCGCCGCAAGTCCCCGATCGGAAATGTGCTTGACCACCACAACCGCGTCGATGGCGCTCAGGTCGCGTTTTGTGGCATTGGCCACCGCACGCCAATTGGTCCTCGTCGCTGCAAGCTGTTCGCCACGCATGACCCACGCGCCGCTACCGCCAATTCCCGTAAACATGACACGCATGCAATTTTACCCTTACAAACTTTCGAAACATCAATTGCATTGCGTCGTGCCCGATCGCGCTGCGATTCGGCGCCCGGCAGTTGCGTGCTGTATCAGACAGGATCAGCAAAAGCCGGCAGGAAAGATGGCGAAAGCAAGGAATATTTTTGCCGGATTTTGCTGCGGTTCGCCGGGCCGGACGATGACGGCTCGCAAAAATCGATCGACTATCCTTAAAATTGCCTGTGACTTTCCCCATATGCGCGGGACAAGGTTATGTGCCTTACGTAGAGGAGACTGTCTGCATGCCATTTATTCTTTCCCGCCTCAGCCGGATTGCCGCGATATTCGTCATCGGATTGGCGGTGTCGTTCAGCGCTGTCTACGAGGCTGATGCCCGGCGTGCAGGTGGCGGTGGTTTCGGCAGCCGCGGTACGCGTACATTCCAGGCGCCCGCGCCAACGCGGACTGCGCCTGCGCCGGCTGCTCCGATCGAACGCTCGATGACACCGCGGCCACAGAATCAGCCAACGGCGGCACAGCCACAGGCTGGCCAGCAGCGTCCCGGTTTGTTCGGCGGCATGGGACGTTCGCTGATCGGCGGTCTGCTACTCGGTGGTCTGCTTGGCGCGTTCCTCGGTTACGGTTTTGGCGGCGCTGCCGGTATGCTCGGCATGCTGCTGCAGATCGCCCTGGTCATCGGCGCAATCATGCTTGCCATGCGGTTCTTCCGGTCGCGTCAGCCTTCCGCGGCGACAGCCGGTGCCAGCCCCTCCTTTGGCCGCAATGCCTATAGTGAACAGCCATCGGCAGCGGCACCGTCGTTTCGTGTTCCGACGATAGGCTCGGGTGCCGGCCAGAGCACCGCAAGTCAGGGTACTGCGGGGCAGGGTACAGCGGGATATGGCCAGGGTTACGCGGCAAAGGGCCAGGCGGTTCCATCGGACGAAATCGGCCTGAAGCAGGATGATCTCGACAGGTTCGAGCAGCTCCTGACCGAAGTGCAAACTGCCTATGGCAAGGAAGACTATGCCGCCCTGCGCAACCTGACCACACCTGAGGCCATGTCGTACCTGGCGGAAGAGCTCGGCCAGAATGCCACGGATGGCCTGCGAAACAGCGTGTCTGACGTCAAGCTCCTGCAGAGCGATATTGCCGAGGCGTGGGCCGAAGGCGATGCGCAATATGCAACCGCAGCCATGCGCTATTCGAGCGTCGATGCGATGCTGGACCGTAATACGGGCCGCGTCGTCAACGGCGATGAGGGAGAACCGTCGCAGACGACTGAGGTCTGGACGTTCGTGCGCAAGCCCGATTCCGATTGGAAGCTGGCGGCGATTCAGGACGCCTAATTCACTGCAACAGCTGATGCCGATTATCTCTCCCCTTGTGGGAGAGAAAGTGATTTCAGCATCTTAGCTTATGCTAAGTGCTAGAAATCACCAGAGAGGGGATAGTGGATTGTGTGACAGTTCCCCTCTCTTGGATTTTCCAAGGATTTAGCAAAGAGGCTAAATCCAAGAAAATCCTACCGGGGCGAGCCACGGGTCTCGCCCGCCTTCGGCCCCACAAGGGGGAGATCAGCGCCGCGCCGATTGTTTCAGATCAGCTTCTCAAGAGTAATCGGCAGGTCACGTACCCGCACTCCCGTGGCATGGTAGACAGCGTTGGCGATTGCTGGCGCGACGCCGACAATGGCCAGTTCACCTACCGCCTTGCCGCCCAGCACTGAAGCATGGGTATCGGGAATGCCGACCGAGATGACGTCGAGAGCGGGGATATCCGCATTGGTCGGGACGAGGTAGTCGCCCAGATTGTTGTTCATCACGCGGCCATGGCGGGGATCGACAATACCCTCTTCGAGCAGCGCCTGGCCGATGCCCATGATGATACCACCCTTCCACTGGCTCTCGGCGAGCTTCGGATTGTAGAGCCGGCCCGAATCCAGCGCGGACACCATGCGCGAGACGCGAACCGTTCCGAAATCCACATCGACACGCACTTCGACGAAATGCACGCACCAGCTGTGAAGCGAATAATCGCCTTCGGTCGGGGACTTCATTGTCGAGATCGTCGTGAAGTTGCGGAAATGATCCTTGTCGTTCTGGTGTTCTTCCGGCAGCGTATTGCGCAGCGCCTCGATACGCTCACGCCCGGTGCGACGCATGACTTCGGCAATGGCGACACTGGAACCCGCATCGCGCGGCGACGAGATCTGCCCGGCCTCGATGGTCAGCGTATTCGCCTGCAGGTCGCGGAACGGTGAGTTCGGATCGTTGATGGCGAGGCCGATCAGTTCGTCGCGGGCAGCATGCGCTGCCTTGTGCACGGCGCCCGTCATGAGATTCGCAAGTTGCGAACCACCGGCAACAGGTGCACGCGGAAGCGAGGAATCGCCGAGCTTGACCACGACGGTCTCGACCGGCACGCCGATCGCCTCGGCCGCCGTCTGGGCGAGGATCGTATAGGTGCCTTGACCCATATCGATACCGCTGCTGGCGACTTCGATAGTGCCATCGCTCAAGATGCGGACCATCGCTTCACCCGGCGTGCGGCGAACCGGGTAGGTGCCCGCGGCAACGCCGTAGCCGATAAGCTGCTTGCCCTCGCGCATGGACCTGATGCGCGGGTTGCGCTTCGCCCAACCGAAAGCTTCCGCGCCTGCTGCATAGGCTTCGCGCAGCCGGCGCGTCGACCAGGGTTTGTTCTCGCTCGGGTCCTGCTCGGCATAATTGAGCAGGCGGATATCGAGCGGATCGATGCCGACCTCGTAGGCAAGTTCGTCGATCGCGCATTCGATGCCGAAGGCGCTGGGGTTTTCACCGGGTGCACGCAGCGCACCGGGCTTTACCGTATTGACGGGCACGATGTTCTGGCGCGAGGAGAAATTCGGCGTCGCATACATGATCGATATGACGGAGCCGAGCGGTTCGACCGCGACGTCATTCATCGACGTCTCGTTGGCGCCGCGATGCAGGATCGACAGCAATTTGCCCTCAGGGGTGGCGCCGAGCGCGATGGTCTGCCGGGTCGCAGGCCGGCCGCCAAAAGCGGTAAAGGTCTGTGGCCGGGTGATCGCAAGCTTGACTGGGCGGTCGAGCATCTTCGCGGCGATTGCCGCAACCGCACCGTAGCGGGTTGGCAACGCCTTGGAACCGAAGCCGCCGCCGATATACGGCGACAACATGCGCACGTTCTCGAACGGTATATCGAACCATTCGGCATAGGTGCGGGACATGCCGTCGATCCACTGGCTCGGCTCCCAGAGGGTCAGCATATCGCCCTCCCAGTGGGCGATCAGCCCGTGTGGTTCGATCGGCACATTGTATTCGCGCGGTGTCCTGTATTCCTGCTCGATACGAACGGGAGCCGTGGCAAGCGCAGCCTCGGCATCACCCCATTCCTTGGTCATCATATCGATCGGGTAGCCTTCGCCGGACCTTGGATCGTCGAAGCTCGAAATCGGGACGGTTTCCTCATAGGTGACCTTGACGAGCGCTGCGGCAGCGGTCGCCTGCTCGAAAGTCTCGGCAATGACGGCCGCAATGTGCTGGCCGCTAAAGGTGATCTCGCGCGCCAAAGGGTCATAGGGAACGGCGGGCGGGGGCGCTCCGGTCCAGTCCGTAGCCGTCTTGATCGGTAGGGCATTGTCAGGGGTCAGGACAAGCAGGACGCCGGGATATGCCTCCGCCGCCGCACTGTCGATGGCAAGGACCCGGCCGGACGCGATCGTGCTGTCAATGATGACGGCATGGACCATGCCTTCCGGAAAATGCTCCATCGCATAGTCGGCAGATCCGGTGATCTTGGCAGGTCCGTCAATGCGCGATAGACGGCCGCCGAGGATACCATCCGATGCATCGCCATGTTTTATTTTTGTATCGACAATAGTCATGCCATGGCTCCCGTATTGAGAATGGCGCGTTCGACGACGCGCGGGGCGAGCTCGATCTTGTAGTGGTTGCCGCCATGGGCGATGGCGCCCTCGACAGCAAGACGGCTGGCGCTCTTGATGGTGTCCGGCTCCAGCACCTTGCCACGAAGCGCATCTTCGACTGCGCGGGCGCGCCATGGTTTGGTGGCTACACCGCCGAGACCGATACGAATATCGCGGATGGTTTCGCCGTCCGATTCGAACTCGATGCCGACCGCAGCGCTTGCGGCGGCGAACTCATAGGATTGGCGGTCGCGCACCTTGAGATAGGTGGAATGCCGTGCGGCGACTGAAGCGGGGATGGAGATCGCGGTGATCATTTCGCCGGGCTGCATGGCATGTTCCTTGTACGGCGTGCTGCCGGGGAGAAGGAAGAAGTCATCGATCGCGACATTGCGCTCGCCCATATGCACGACGGCATCGAAGGCAACGAGCGCCACGGCGAGGTCGCCGGGATAGGTGGCGATGCAGGCATCGCTGGTGCCGAGGATCGCATGGCCGCGATTGACGCCTTCGAGTGCAGAGCAGCCACTGCCGGGATTGCGTTTGTTGCAGGCGGGAAATGTCGCCGGATCGCGGAAATAAGCACAGCGCGTCCGCTGCAAAAGATTGCCGCCGATCGTCGCCATATTGCGGAGCTGGGCCGAAGCCGCCTGCCACAAGGCTTCGGATATTGCCGGAAACTCCGCTTGAATAGCAGCATCGGTGGCGACGTGGCTCATCTTTGCCAGCGCACCGATGAACGCGCCTTCCGCATCGACGCGGATCGCATCGAGGCCCTTGATGTGAGTGATATCGACGACGCGTTCGGGCTGCGTCACACCGCATTTGGCAAGATCGAGGAGGGTTGTTCCGCCCGCAAGCAGCATTGTTGCCGGCATGGCGGCGGCGCGCAGCGCTTCATCGACCGAGCCGGCACGAAGATAGGAGAAATCCCTCATGACATCACCTTTGCAGCTTCGCGGACCGCCTCGACAATGTGCGGATAGGCCCCGCAACGGCAGAGATTGCCCGACATGTATTCGCGAATTTCATCGTCGGAACCGGCATGGCCCTCGCGGATGCAAGCGACCGCGGACATGATCTGTCCTGGCGTGCAATAGCCGCACTGAAAGGCATCATGCTCGAGGAAGGCTTCCTGGACCGGATGAAGGTCGCCTCCGACATCGGAAAGCCCCTCAATCGTTGTGATCTTCCGGCCTTCCACCTGCGCTGCCAGCGTCAGGCAGGAAAGGACCCGCTCTCCATCGACATGCACGGTACAGGCGCCGCATTGGCCCTGATCGCAGCCTTTCTTGGTTCCGGTGAGTTCGAGATGATCGCGCAGCGCGTCCAGCAAGGTCACTCGCGGCTCGACCGTGAGTGTCTGCGTCTGACCGTTGATATCGAGATGTAGGGTGGCTTGGTTCGTCATAGGCGTCCTGCTCCAGTACGCTCATTGGAAATTAAACGGGGCCCGTATCGTTCGGTTGCGTTCAAGGCGCAAAAAACATGACATGCTGGCCCTAAATGGGGTAATAGTCCGAAAGTCACGGACTAATCGGAGGTGCCTCCGTTTTTGAAACATAGCGGCTTGCCCCTGCGGGTTCAAGCCCTAATCGCATTTGGAGTTGGAATATTGCGCAGCAAGGAGCCGCCAGAGCCGAAGGAGATCAAGCCATCTCCGCCTGCCAGGCGCCTGCGTGCCGATGCCAGCCGCAATCGGGAAAAGCTCGTCGAGATTGCCGCGATTGCCTTTGCCGAACGAGGCGGTAACGCTTCACTGGAGGAGATAGCGCGGCAGGCGGGCGTCGGCATCGGTACTCTCTACCGGCATTTTCCAACGCGCGAACATCTGGTCGAAGTCCTCTACCGGCGCGAGGTCGAGGCGCTTTGCGCGGCTGCCGAGGAACTGGCGCAACGTGAGGTGCCGGATGTTGCGCTGGCGGAATGGATGCAGCGTTTCGTCGATTACATTGCCGCAAAGCGCGGCATGGCGAACAGTTTGCGTATCCTCTTCGACGCGAATTCCGAAGTGTTTGCCAATACGTCCGGCATGGTTGCGCTGGCCCTGCAGCGTCTTGTCGACGCCGCGATTGCCGATGGGTCCATCCGCAGCGATATCGATATATCCGACATATCGCAGGCTCTGTCGGGGATCTATTCAGCGCCCGATACTCCCGACTGGCGCGACCGCTCCCGCCGCCTCGTTTCGCTGCTGATGGATGGCCTGCGCTGGGGCTCGCCAAAGGCGAAACTCTAAATAGACAAAACTTGCCCTAGAATGCCGGATTATCGTATCGGGTTGAAATGGTATGTGACCGGCCGTGTCGCCGGTTGCCACATTGGAGCCTTAAACGGACGATTGATTTCGGCTATTATTTGAAATGAATACTCATGGGAGAGGTGAATATGGCTCAATTTGAACGTGGTATCGTCCTGGCAGCTTGTCTTGGCTTGTTTGTAAGCGGCGCAGCTTTGTCAACCACAGATAGTTTCAGTCCAATTGGGTCAGCCCTTGCCAAGAATGGCGGTGGCAATGGAAACGGCGGCGGCAATGGAAACGGCAATAGTGGTGGAAAGTCGTCCGACCATGGCAAGTCGGCCAGCGCTCACGACAAATCCAACGTCAAGCACGACAAAACCAAAGTCCAGAAAGCGTCTTTGAACACAGATGACGAAAATACGCTGGGTCCGCTCAACGCTGCCCACGCGTCGGCACGTGCAAGAGAACGGGCCTCACCAAACTCATCCGTCGGCAAGATTGCTACCTATGAGCGCGCGCGGGAGGATGCATTGGCGCTGACCGATCCCGTGCTTCGGGAACAGGAACTCGATGATGCGGTCGCTCAACTCGAGGAAGATTTTGGCCGTACGCTGACTGATGCGCAGGTCGATCGCGTCAACGCATTGCTCGACGCACGCCAGTAATCTTGAAGAGATCTTCAAACAGCGGCCTCCGGGCCGCTGCTTTCGTTCGTAGTCCCCATTGGTTTGTTGCGCAGATCGAAAGCGCCGGACGTTCTTTGGCACCAGACCAAACTTGCTCTAGCAATTGGATGAGGCATTCGCCTAGTCTGCCCCGTGCAAAAGAAGATCAGCGAAAGAAGAGTATCGTGCCAATAACATCGGTGTTTGACAAAAATTACGCAGCATTCCTGTTCGACATGGATGGCACCCTGCTCAATTCCACATTGGCGGCAGAGCGGGTATGGGCAAGATGGGCGGAACAGCACGGACTTGACGTCAAAACCTTCTTGCCCACCATGCACGGTGCCCGCGCAGTCGATACCGTTCGCAGACTGGGACTGCCGGGCGTCGACCCGGAGGAGGAAGCCGTAAAGATAACCGAGGCCGAAATAATCGATGTGGACGGGATCGTGCCGCTTCCTGGCGCAGTCGAATTCCTCAACGGACTGCCTTCGGCAAAATGGGCGATCGTCACATCATCGCCGCTCGAACTGGCAAAACGCCGCCTGGCTGCAGCTGGAATCCCCGTGCCTGCGAACCTCGTTACCGCTGAAGATGTAAAGGTTGGCAAGCCCAGCCCCGACTGCTACCTGCTGGCGGCGCAAAAACTTGGAGTTAGCGCCGCCGATTGTCTCGTCTTCGAAGATGCCGTTCCGGGCATTCTGGCTGGTGATGCGGCGGGAGCCGATGTCCTGGTGATCACGGCGACGCATACGCATGCCATAGAAACCGCGCATACGACCATTCGCAATTACGAAGGGCTAGACATTCATATTGATCGCGAAGGACGGCCATCTTTGGTAAAAGAAGTCGATGCATGACGCCAAGGTTGTTGCATGGCTCCTGACCCCAGAGCTGCCCGAGGATGGGATTAGAGGCAGGCGATAGCCAAGCATGGTCGCGTTGAATCCATTCTGGAGGAGAACGAAATGCTGCTCACGAACAAGATTGCCATCGTCAACGGTGCTGGAGGAGCGATCGGCGGTGCCGTCTCGCGCGCCTTTGCCCGGGAAGGTGCTGCGGTCTATCTGGCTGGACGCACCCTTGCCAACGTCGAGAAAGTTGCAGCCAGTATCCGCAAGGCCGGTGGCAAGGCGAACGCGGCGCAGGTTGACGCGCTCGACGAGGACGCTGTCGAAAGGCACGTGCGCGAGGTTGCCGCCGAAACACCCGGTATCGATATCCTGTTCAATGCCATCGGCATGGAGGATATCCAGGGACCGCTCCTGACCGAGATGCCATTCGACGACTTCTTCAGACCGATCCACAAGGCAGCGAAGAGCCAGTTTATCACGTCCCGTGCCGTTGCCCGGCATATGGCGGAAAGGGGCCGCGGCGTGATGATGACCGTGACCGCCGGGCCGCCGGAAGCAACAGGTAATATTGGCGGCTTCGGCCCGGCTTGCCAGATGATCGAAGGACTTTGGCGCGGCTATGCGGCAGAACTTGCGCCCAAAGGCATTCGCGTCATCTGCCTGCGATCGTCCGGCTCACCCGATTCTCCGGATTTCCAGGAGATGCTGCGTCAGCACACCGAAGCGACCGGCAAGCCCGCCGAGGAATTCATTGCGGAAATCAGCAGCGGATTGTTGCTGCGGCGCCTGCCGTTCCTCTCCGAAGTGGCCGATGTCGCTGCTATGATGGCGTCAGACCGCTCAAGTGCGCTCACCGGTACGTTCATCCATGTCACATGCGGTTCGCGCTTTGATTGAACCGCCATATCTGCAGAGCGAGTAAGGGGAAACTGGCCAACAGGTCACACGAGAGGAGAGACAATCATGGCCCGATATCGCCAAAACCTGTCCCAGCTTTCCGGGGAAACATTTCTCAGTGACGGGGGCATGGAGACGACCCTTATCTTCCAAGAAGGTGTCGAACTTCCGCATTTTGCCTCCTTCGTCCTGATGGCGAGCCCCGAGGGCCGCCAGCAATTGAAAGATTACTACATCCCGTATCTGGAGGTCGCGCACCAGCACCGCACCGGCTTCATTCTCGATACGCCAACCTGGCGGGCAAAC of Phyllobacterium zundukense contains these proteins:
- a CDS encoding SDR family NAD(P)-dependent oxidoreductase, yielding MLLTNKIAIVNGAGGAIGGAVSRAFAREGAAVYLAGRTLANVEKVAASIRKAGGKANAAQVDALDEDAVERHVREVAAETPGIDILFNAIGMEDIQGPLLTEMPFDDFFRPIHKAAKSQFITSRAVARHMAERGRGVMMTVTAGPPEATGNIGGFGPACQMIEGLWRGYAAELAPKGIRVICLRSSGSPDSPDFQEMLRQHTEATGKPAEEFIAEISSGLLLRRLPFLSEVADVAAMMASDRSSALTGTFIHVTCGSRFD